From one Burkholderia latens genomic stretch:
- a CDS encoding ArsR/SmtB family transcription factor has product MPTELDIDAILKALSNPVRREILVWLKTPGAHFPDQTLPFDHGVCAGQIDARCGLSQSTVSAHLATLQRAGLVTSTRIGQWAFFRRNEAVIDAFLDALRREL; this is encoded by the coding sequence ATGCCGACCGAACTCGACATCGATGCGATCCTGAAAGCGCTCTCGAACCCCGTGCGCCGGGAAATTCTCGTCTGGCTGAAAACGCCGGGCGCGCATTTTCCGGACCAGACGCTGCCGTTTGACCACGGCGTCTGCGCGGGGCAGATCGATGCGCGCTGCGGGCTGTCGCAGTCGACCGTCTCCGCGCACCTCGCCACGCTGCAGCGCGCGGGGCTCGTGACGTCGACGCGGATCGGCCAGTGGGCGTTCTTCCGGCGCAACGAGGCCGTCATCGACGCATTTCTCGACGCGCTGCGTCGCGAACTCTGA
- a CDS encoding cupredoxin domain-containing protein, whose amino-acid sequence MTFLKPSMRTAALLMCAAAAGAPLAAFAQTPAGPLVTIRNFMFSPMSTTIKAGTTLTWKNLDAEPHTVVNDAGIFHSKALDQDETYSFRFDKPGVYKVFCGIHPYMKETITVE is encoded by the coding sequence ATGACCTTTCTCAAGCCTTCGATGCGCACGGCCGCGCTGCTCATGTGCGCGGCGGCCGCCGGCGCGCCGCTCGCAGCATTCGCGCAGACGCCGGCCGGCCCGCTCGTGACGATCCGCAATTTCATGTTTTCGCCGATGTCGACCACGATCAAGGCCGGCACGACGCTCACGTGGAAAAACCTCGACGCGGAACCGCATACGGTCGTCAACGACGCGGGCATCTTTCATTCGAAAGCGCTCGACCAGGACGAAACCTACTCGTTCCGCTTCGACAAGCCCGGCGTGTACAAGGTGTTCTGCGGCATCCATCCTTACATGAAGGAAACCATCACGGTGGAGTGA
- a CDS encoding metallophosphoesterase family protein, which produces MSSSNPTRPSRRKALQCMAFGGLGTLFTLSGGVLTPFDLALAQSGTALPANAGRPLFVQISDTHIGFNKDANPDVAATLRQTIDLVNAMPATPALAIHTGDITHLSKAEEFDHASQLLSGLRVPELHTVPGEHDVTDGSGAEYFSRFGNASNNRGYYSFDHAGVHFVALVNVMHFKPNGLGSFGDEQLAWLAQDLKGQSSSTPIVVFSHMPMWTIYEPWGWGTGDAPQAMALLRRFGSVTVLNGHIHQIVSKVEGNVTFHTARSTAFPQPTAGNGPGPVPLAVPRDRLPAMLGVTTVDFTGHPVAASLHDTTIA; this is translated from the coding sequence ATGTCTTCATCGAATCCCACTCGCCCGTCGCGCCGCAAGGCCCTGCAATGCATGGCGTTCGGCGGCCTCGGCACGCTGTTCACGCTGTCGGGCGGCGTTCTGACGCCGTTCGATCTCGCGCTCGCGCAAAGCGGCACCGCACTTCCCGCGAATGCGGGCCGGCCGCTGTTCGTGCAGATCAGCGACACGCACATCGGGTTCAACAAGGACGCGAATCCTGACGTCGCGGCCACGCTGCGGCAAACCATCGATCTCGTCAACGCGATGCCGGCGACGCCCGCGCTCGCGATCCATACCGGCGACATCACGCATCTGTCGAAGGCCGAAGAGTTCGACCATGCGTCACAGCTGCTGTCCGGGCTGCGCGTGCCGGAACTGCACACGGTGCCCGGCGAACACGACGTGACCGACGGTTCGGGCGCCGAATACTTCAGCCGGTTCGGCAACGCATCGAACAACCGCGGCTACTACAGCTTCGACCACGCGGGCGTGCACTTCGTCGCGCTCGTCAACGTGATGCACTTCAAGCCGAACGGGCTCGGCAGCTTCGGCGACGAACAGCTCGCGTGGCTCGCGCAGGATCTGAAGGGCCAGTCGTCGAGTACGCCGATCGTCGTGTTTTCGCACATGCCAATGTGGACGATCTACGAGCCGTGGGGCTGGGGCACCGGCGACGCGCCGCAGGCGATGGCGCTGCTGCGCCGCTTCGGCTCGGTCACGGTGCTGAACGGACACATCCATCAGATCGTGTCGAAAGTCGAAGGCAACGTGACGTTCCATACCGCGCGCTCCACCGCATTCCCGCAACCGACCGCCGGCAACGGACCGGGGCCGGTGCCGCTTGCCGTGCCGCGCGACCGCCTGCCCGCAATGCTCGGCGTGACGACCGTCGACTTCACCGGCCATCCGGTCGCTGCGTCGCTGCACGACACGACGATCGCGTGA
- a CDS encoding AAA-associated domain-containing protein, with the protein MQNSTVINAPVQTSQPLQPPRLGDEILRVDHVSRGFNKTQGELLVLDDANLSLREGEIVGLLGRSGSGKSTLLRIIAGLIEPTGGEVTYLGKPLRGPAEGVAMVFQTFALFPWLTVLQNVEAGLEALGVGARERRERALAAIDLIGLDGFENAYPRELSGGMRQRVGFARALVVDPTILLMDEPFSALDVLTAETLRTDLLDLWTQGRMPIKSVLIVTHNIEEAVFMCDRILVLSSNPGRVIAEIKVPFKHPRNRLDPDFRKLVDDIYAKMTARQIGETTKKGLELGSWLPQVSTNLMAGLIETLAMAPYHGRADMPEIARTLHLEVDDLFPIAEVLQYLGFADVREGDVFLTPSARVFAEFGTQERKLMFADHLLKHVPLAARIRRVLNERPGHRAPRVRFEQELEDFLSDDAAEETLDAVIDWGRYGEVFSYNDKTEVFSLEDVES; encoded by the coding sequence ATGCAAAATTCGACTGTAATCAACGCCCCTGTCCAGACGTCCCAGCCGCTTCAGCCGCCGCGCCTCGGCGACGAAATCCTGCGCGTCGACCACGTGAGCCGCGGCTTCAACAAGACGCAGGGCGAGCTGCTCGTGCTCGACGATGCCAACCTGTCTTTGCGCGAAGGCGAGATCGTCGGGCTGCTCGGCCGCTCCGGGTCGGGCAAATCGACGCTGCTGCGGATCATCGCGGGGCTGATCGAGCCGACCGGCGGTGAGGTCACGTATCTCGGCAAGCCGCTGCGCGGCCCGGCCGAAGGCGTCGCGATGGTGTTCCAGACCTTCGCGCTGTTCCCGTGGCTGACCGTGCTGCAGAACGTCGAAGCCGGGCTCGAGGCGCTCGGCGTCGGCGCGCGCGAGCGGCGCGAGCGTGCGCTTGCCGCGATCGACCTGATCGGCCTCGACGGTTTCGAGAACGCGTATCCGCGCGAACTGTCGGGCGGGATGCGGCAACGCGTGGGCTTCGCACGCGCGCTCGTCGTCGATCCGACGATCCTGCTGATGGACGAGCCGTTCTCCGCGCTCGACGTGCTGACGGCCGAGACGCTGCGTACCGACCTGCTCGACCTGTGGACGCAAGGCCGGATGCCGATCAAGTCGGTGCTGATCGTCACGCACAACATCGAGGAAGCGGTGTTCATGTGCGACCGGATTCTCGTGCTGTCGTCGAACCCGGGCCGCGTGATCGCCGAGATCAAGGTGCCGTTCAAGCACCCGCGCAACCGGCTGGATCCGGATTTCCGCAAGCTCGTCGACGACATCTACGCGAAGATGACCGCGCGCCAGATCGGCGAGACGACGAAGAAGGGGCTGGAGCTCGGCAGCTGGCTGCCGCAAGTGTCGACGAACCTGATGGCCGGCCTGATCGAGACGCTGGCAATGGCGCCGTACCACGGCCGCGCGGACATGCCGGAAATCGCGCGCACGCTGCATCTGGAAGTGGACGACCTGTTCCCGATCGCGGAAGTGCTGCAGTACCTCGGTTTTGCTGACGTGCGCGAAGGCGACGTGTTCCTGACGCCGTCTGCGCGCGTGTTTGCGGAATTCGGCACGCAGGAACGCAAGCTGATGTTCGCGGATCATTTGCTGAAGCACGTGCCGCTCGCCGCGCGGATCAGGAGGGTGCTGAACGAACGGCCGGGCCATCGCGCGCCGCGCGTGCGGTTCGAGCAGGAGCTGGAAGATTTTCTGTCCGATGACGCGGCGGAGGAAACGCTCGACGCGGTGATCGACTGGGGGCGTTACGGCGAAGTGTTTTCATACAACGACAAGACCGAAGTGTTCAGTCTCGAGGACGTCGAGAGTTGA
- a CDS encoding GNAT family N-acetyltransferase, giving the protein MTVPIRIRPATREDAAAMAAVEVAAARRFHDVGMPDIADGEPTRAADLLARIADGHAYVATDEAGTCVGFAFYRLLDPQRLYLEELDVAPSHAGQRIGARLIERIMTRAAQDGIAQVVLSTFRDVRWNAPYYARLGFHIVDDASLDDTLRAIRAHHIALGLDETQRVFMRADVRA; this is encoded by the coding sequence ATGACAGTACCGATCCGGATTCGTCCCGCCACGCGGGAAGACGCGGCCGCGATGGCCGCCGTCGAAGTAGCCGCCGCCCGGCGGTTTCATGACGTCGGCATGCCCGACATCGCCGACGGTGAACCGACGCGTGCTGCCGACTTGCTGGCGCGCATCGCCGACGGCCACGCGTATGTCGCGACGGATGAAGCCGGCACGTGCGTGGGCTTTGCGTTCTACCGGCTGCTCGACCCGCAGCGGCTGTATCTGGAAGAACTGGATGTCGCGCCGTCGCACGCCGGGCAGCGGATCGGCGCGCGTCTGATCGAGCGGATCATGACGCGCGCCGCGCAAGACGGCATTGCACAGGTCGTGCTGTCGACGTTCCGCGATGTGCGGTGGAACGCGCCGTACTACGCGCGCCTGGGCTTTCACATCGTCGACGACGCATCGCTCGACGACACGCTGCGCGCGATCCGCGCACACCATATCGCGCTTGGCCTTGACGAAACGCAGCGTGTGTTCATGCGCGCGGACGTGCGCGCATGA
- a CDS encoding ABC transporter permease, which produces MDISFFDPNRTANASAWRVLPNRWDAVAFPLIIGILAMAIVGFHETMAPIAVLQTQKISLDPSNLPEYALRTTLRMLAAMVASLAFTLVYGTLAAKSRRAGMVLIPILDILQSVPVLGYISFTVTFFLALFPGRVLGAELAAIFAIFTSQAWNMTFSFYQSLRTVPRDLSEVSRGFHLTQWQRFWKLEVPFSMPGLIWNMMMSMSGGWFFVVASEAITVGNQTITLPGIGAYLAQAIADKNLGAVGWVIVAMSVVILAYDQFLFRPLVAWADKFRMENTASGDAPQSWLLDMMRRTHLIHQLLVPAGWLLSQAARIPLRAPSFRVTSARGAESRRSSRIGDIVWGAFVIVLTAYVAWRVVSFVATGVTMAEVGHVIMLGLITLLRVLVLIAIASVIWVPLGVLIGLRPALAEKIQPLAQFLAAFPANLLFPVFVIVIVRFHLNADIWLSPLIVLGTQWYILFNVIAGAMSYPNDYKEATKNFRIRGWQWWRQAMLPGIFPYYVTGAITASGGAWNASIVSEFVQWGDTKVVAHGLGSYIAQTTAAGDFPKIILGIAVMSLFVTLFNRVLWRPMYAYAESRLRLD; this is translated from the coding sequence ATGGATATCAGTTTCTTCGACCCGAACCGCACCGCCAACGCGTCCGCGTGGCGCGTGCTGCCCAACCGCTGGGATGCGGTCGCGTTTCCGCTGATCATCGGCATCCTCGCGATGGCGATCGTCGGCTTTCACGAAACGATGGCGCCGATCGCCGTGCTGCAGACGCAGAAGATCTCGCTCGATCCGTCGAACCTGCCCGAATACGCGCTGCGCACCACGCTGCGGATGCTCGCCGCGATGGTCGCGTCGCTCGCGTTCACGCTCGTGTACGGCACGCTCGCCGCAAAAAGCCGCCGCGCGGGCATGGTGCTGATCCCGATCCTCGACATCCTGCAATCGGTGCCGGTGCTCGGCTATATCTCGTTTACGGTCACGTTCTTCCTCGCGCTGTTTCCCGGGCGCGTGCTCGGCGCCGAGTTGGCTGCGATCTTCGCGATCTTCACGAGCCAGGCATGGAACATGACGTTCAGCTTCTACCAGTCGCTGCGCACGGTGCCGCGCGATCTGAGCGAGGTGTCGCGCGGCTTCCATCTGACGCAGTGGCAACGGTTCTGGAAACTCGAGGTGCCGTTCTCGATGCCGGGGCTGATCTGGAACATGATGATGTCGATGTCGGGCGGCTGGTTCTTCGTCGTCGCGTCGGAGGCGATCACCGTCGGCAACCAGACGATCACGCTGCCGGGCATCGGCGCGTATCTCGCGCAGGCGATCGCGGACAAGAACCTCGGCGCGGTGGGTTGGGTGATCGTCGCGATGTCGGTCGTGATTCTTGCGTACGACCAGTTCCTGTTCCGCCCGCTCGTCGCGTGGGCCGACAAATTCCGGATGGAGAACACCGCGTCCGGCGACGCGCCGCAATCGTGGCTGCTCGACATGATGCGTCGCACGCACCTGATCCATCAGTTGCTGGTGCCGGCCGGCTGGTTGCTGTCGCAGGCGGCGCGCATTCCGTTGCGCGCGCCGTCGTTCCGCGTTACCAGCGCGCGCGGCGCGGAGAGCCGTCGATCGTCGCGCATCGGCGACATCGTGTGGGGCGCATTCGTGATTGTGCTGACCGCATACGTTGCGTGGCGCGTCGTCAGCTTCGTCGCGACCGGCGTGACGATGGCGGAGGTTGGGCACGTGATCATGCTCGGACTGATCACGCTGCTGCGCGTGCTGGTGCTGATCGCGATCGCGTCGGTAATCTGGGTGCCGCTCGGCGTGCTGATCGGGCTGCGCCCGGCACTGGCCGAAAAGATCCAGCCGCTCGCGCAATTCCTCGCCGCGTTCCCGGCCAATCTGCTGTTCCCCGTGTTCGTGATCGTGATCGTGCGGTTCCATCTGAACGCCGACATCTGGCTGTCGCCGCTGATCGTGCTCGGCACGCAGTGGTACATCCTGTTCAACGTGATCGCGGGGGCGATGTCCTATCCGAACGACTACAAGGAAGCGACGAAGAATTTCCGTATTCGCGGCTGGCAGTGGTGGCGTCAGGCGATGCTGCCCGGCATCTTCCCGTACTACGTGACCGGCGCGATTACCGCGTCGGGCGGCGCGTGGAACGCGAGCATCGTGTCCGAGTTCGTGCAGTGGGGCGACACGAAGGTCGTCGCGCACGGTCTCGGCTCGTACATCGCCCAGACCACCGCGGCTGGCGACTTCCCGAAGATCATCCTCGGCATCGCCGTGATGTCCCTGTTCGTTACCCTGTTCAACCGCGTGCTGTGGCGTCCGATGTACGCGTATGCGGAATCCCGGCTCCGTCTCGATTGA
- a CDS encoding patatin-like phospholipase family protein produces MTASQPAHPKLPGQAVLVLQGGGALGAYQLGVFEAMDASGIQPDWVIGTSIGAINAALIAGNAPARRAQRMAEFWRHVTEHAAVNVPGFPTSWDKIGAELAVIGAGIPGFFRPNPAAWLGPLARVGVEHASYYVVEPLRDTLASLIDLELLNAGRPRLTVGAVNACTGTMRYFDSRDRPLGIEHVMSSGALPPAFPAVRIDGAPYWDGGIFSNTPVEVVLDDAPRRSSIIFSVQMWNPVGPEPQSIWQVSERQKDIQYASRTDSNIARQQQIHRLRHVIKELVMRLPEAERASADVQALAAWGCQTTMHVIKLAAPRLDGDDQWKDIDFTPDGIAARRQAGFDATMQAIAARPWELPLDPTEGLSVWSPEENRIGERHN; encoded by the coding sequence ATGACGGCAAGCCAACCCGCACATCCGAAACTGCCCGGGCAGGCCGTGCTCGTGCTTCAGGGCGGCGGCGCACTGGGCGCGTACCAGCTCGGCGTATTCGAAGCAATGGACGCGTCGGGCATCCAGCCCGACTGGGTCATCGGCACGTCGATCGGCGCGATCAACGCCGCGCTGATCGCCGGCAACGCGCCCGCGCGCCGCGCGCAGCGGATGGCGGAATTCTGGCGCCACGTGACCGAACACGCGGCCGTGAACGTGCCGGGCTTCCCGACGAGCTGGGACAAGATCGGCGCCGAACTCGCGGTCATCGGCGCGGGCATTCCAGGCTTCTTCCGGCCGAATCCGGCCGCATGGCTCGGGCCGCTCGCGCGTGTCGGCGTCGAGCACGCGTCGTACTACGTGGTCGAGCCGCTGCGCGACACGCTCGCGTCGCTGATCGATCTCGAGCTGCTGAACGCGGGGCGACCGCGACTGACGGTCGGCGCGGTCAATGCGTGCACCGGCACGATGCGCTATTTCGATTCGCGCGACCGGCCGCTCGGCATCGAACACGTGATGAGCTCGGGCGCGCTGCCGCCCGCATTCCCTGCCGTGCGGATCGACGGTGCGCCGTACTGGGATGGCGGCATCTTTTCGAACACGCCGGTCGAGGTCGTGCTCGACGATGCGCCGCGCCGCAGCTCGATCATCTTCTCGGTGCAGATGTGGAATCCGGTCGGGCCAGAGCCGCAAAGCATCTGGCAGGTGTCGGAGCGGCAGAAGGACATCCAGTACGCGAGCCGCACCGACAGCAACATCGCGCGGCAACAACAGATTCACCGACTGCGCCATGTGATCAAGGAACTGGTGATGCGGCTGCCGGAAGCGGAGCGCGCGTCGGCCGACGTGCAGGCGCTCGCCGCGTGGGGCTGCCAGACGACGATGCATGTCATCAAGCTCGCGGCGCCGCGGCTCGACGGTGACGATCAGTGGAAGGACATCGATTTCACGCCGGACGGGATCGCCGCGCGCCGCCAGGCCGGCTTCGACGCGACGATGCAGGCGATCGCCGCGCGGCCGTGGGAATTGCCGCTCGATCCGACGGAGGGCTTGAGCGTATGGAGCCCCGAAGAGAACCGGATCGGCGAGCGGCACAACTGA
- a CDS encoding alkene reductase, whose translation MPTLFDPVTLGDLTLPNRIVMAPLTRARAGSTRVPNDLMARYYAERASAGLIISEATSVTPQGVGYADTPGIWSDEQVEGWKRVTQAVHAAGGRIVLQLWHVGRISDPVFLNGDLPVAPSAIAAGGHVSLVRPQRPYVTPRALELDEIPGIVAAYRHGAENAKKAGFDGVEIHGANGYLLDQFLQDSTNHRTDAYGGPIENRARLLLEVVDAAIDVWGAGRVGVHLAPRGDAHTMGDSDPAATFGYVARELGRRKIAFIFTREAYSGDQLSPRLKEAFGGPLIANEQFTLESAQHTLANGDADAIAWGKLFIANPDLPRRLELGAPLNKPVPETFYAEGETGYTDYPALSDAA comes from the coding sequence ATGCCTACCCTGTTCGACCCCGTCACCCTCGGCGACCTGACACTGCCGAACCGCATCGTGATGGCTCCGCTCACCCGCGCCCGCGCCGGCAGCACGCGCGTGCCCAACGACCTGATGGCCCGTTATTACGCCGAGCGCGCGTCGGCCGGGCTGATCATCAGCGAAGCGACGTCGGTGACGCCGCAAGGCGTCGGCTATGCGGACACGCCCGGCATCTGGTCCGACGAACAGGTCGAAGGCTGGAAGCGCGTGACGCAGGCGGTGCACGCGGCCGGTGGCCGCATCGTGCTGCAGCTGTGGCATGTCGGCCGGATTTCCGATCCGGTGTTCCTGAACGGCGACCTGCCGGTCGCGCCGAGCGCGATCGCCGCGGGCGGCCACGTGAGCCTCGTGCGCCCGCAGCGTCCGTACGTGACGCCGCGCGCGCTCGAACTCGATGAAATTCCGGGCATCGTCGCCGCGTACCGCCACGGCGCGGAAAACGCGAAGAAGGCCGGTTTCGACGGTGTCGAGATCCACGGCGCGAACGGCTACCTGCTCGACCAGTTCCTGCAGGACAGCACCAACCATCGCACCGACGCCTACGGCGGCCCGATCGAGAATCGCGCGCGCCTGCTGCTCGAAGTGGTCGACGCGGCGATCGACGTGTGGGGCGCGGGCCGTGTCGGCGTGCATCTCGCGCCGCGCGGCGACGCGCACACGATGGGCGATTCCGACCCGGCCGCGACGTTCGGCTATGTCGCGCGCGAACTCGGCCGGCGCAAGATCGCGTTCATCTTCACGCGTGAAGCCTATTCGGGCGACCAGTTGAGCCCGCGCCTGAAGGAGGCGTTCGGCGGGCCGCTGATCGCGAACGAGCAATTCACGCTCGAATCCGCGCAGCACACGCTCGCGAACGGCGACGCCGATGCGATCGCATGGGGCAAGCTGTTCATCGCGAACCCCGACCTGCCGCGCCGCCTCGAACTCGGCGCGCCGCTGAACAAGCCGGTGCCGGAGACGTTCTACGCAGAAGGCGAAACGGGCTACACCGACTACCCGGCGCTCAGCGACGCGGCCTGA
- a CDS encoding LysE family translocator, which translates to MTPSALAVFAIALLVTAGTPGPSVAALVARVLTNGVRDVLPFLAAMWLGEALWLTLAVAGLSAFARTFETGLLVLKLLGVAYLLFLAWKMWTAPTDTKAGELPRGQSPWRMFIAGTLVTLGNPKIMLFYLALLPTIVDLTHVGVVAWAELVGTMLAILILADCFWSLLAVRARAFLTSARAKRIANRTSATAMAGAAVAIATR; encoded by the coding sequence ATGACGCCGTCCGCGCTCGCCGTGTTCGCCATCGCCCTGCTCGTCACCGCCGGCACGCCCGGGCCAAGCGTCGCCGCGCTCGTCGCGCGCGTGCTGACGAACGGCGTGCGAGACGTGCTGCCGTTCCTCGCCGCGATGTGGCTTGGCGAAGCACTGTGGCTCACGCTGGCCGTCGCCGGGCTGTCCGCGTTCGCGCGCACGTTCGAGACGGGGCTTCTCGTGCTGAAGCTGCTCGGCGTCGCGTATTTGCTGTTTCTCGCATGGAAAATGTGGACCGCGCCGACCGACACGAAAGCCGGCGAGCTGCCGCGCGGTCAGTCGCCGTGGCGGATGTTCATCGCGGGCACGCTTGTGACGCTCGGCAATCCCAAGATCATGCTCTTCTATCTCGCGCTACTGCCGACGATCGTCGATCTGACGCATGTCGGCGTCGTCGCGTGGGCCGAACTGGTCGGCACGATGCTCGCGATCCTGATTCTCGCCGATTGCTTCTGGTCGCTGCTTGCGGTTCGTGCGCGCGCGTTCCTCACCTCCGCCCGCGCGAAACGGATCGCGAACCGCACGAGTGCGACCGCGATGGCGGGGGCGGCGGTGGCGATCGCGACGCGCTAG
- the gcvA gene encoding transcriptional regulator GcvA yields MNALSRTRRLPPLNALRAFEAAARHLNFRLAADELGVTQGAVAQQVRHLEDVVDVQLFRRLPRGLALTRGGLEYFSSVQRALQIISDATDALGERPTVLAVSTTPSFASKWLIPRLADFSRLHPDIEVRVIADERLATFRADGVDIAIRLSKPPFPPGLVAQLLFPLDVFAVASPALLDGGAPIRKPADLSKHVLLHDAHDLWPEFIGKLGGKGRADPTKGPRFSQSLLAIDAAVAGQGIALTSEPLVERDITEGRLRRVFDFSFPMSLGFYVVFPQANAESYALGAMRQWLFAQYGNA; encoded by the coding sequence ATGAACGCTTTATCCCGCACCCGCCGGTTGCCGCCGCTCAATGCGCTCCGCGCATTCGAGGCCGCTGCGCGGCACCTGAATTTCCGGCTGGCCGCCGACGAACTCGGCGTGACGCAGGGGGCGGTCGCGCAGCAGGTCCGGCATCTGGAGGATGTCGTCGACGTGCAGTTGTTCCGGCGCCTGCCCAGAGGGCTCGCGCTGACTCGCGGCGGGCTCGAGTATTTCTCGTCGGTTCAGCGCGCGCTGCAAATCATCTCGGATGCGACGGACGCCCTCGGCGAACGCCCGACGGTCCTCGCGGTCAGCACGACGCCATCGTTCGCGTCGAAGTGGCTGATTCCGCGCCTGGCGGACTTCAGCCGGCTGCATCCGGACATCGAGGTGCGCGTGATCGCAGACGAACGGCTGGCCACGTTCCGGGCCGACGGCGTCGACATTGCGATCCGGTTGAGCAAACCGCCGTTTCCGCCGGGCTTGGTCGCGCAACTGCTGTTTCCGCTCGACGTCTTCGCCGTCGCGAGCCCGGCGCTGCTCGACGGCGGCGCGCCGATCCGCAAGCCCGCGGACTTGTCCAAGCACGTGCTGTTGCACGACGCGCACGACCTGTGGCCCGAATTCATCGGGAAGCTCGGCGGCAAAGGCCGCGCGGATCCGACGAAGGGACCGCGATTCAGCCAGTCGCTGCTCGCGATCGACGCGGCGGTCGCCGGACAGGGCATCGCGCTGACCAGCGAGCCGCTCGTCGAACGCGACATCACGGAAGGCAGGCTGCGGCGGGTGTTCGATTTCTCGTTTCCGATGTCGCTCGGCTTTTACGTCGTCTTTCCGCAGGCGAATGCGGAGTCGTACGCACTCGGCGCGATGCGCCAGTGGCTGTTCGCGCAGTATGGAAACGCGTGA
- a CDS encoding SDR family oxidoreductase: protein MTVEKVALISAAGKGMGAAIARDLAHNGYRVALMSPSGSAVELAKELGGFGIAGSVTEDADIARFVDETLAKYGRIDAVVNNTGHPPKGDLLSIDDDKWHEGIDLIVLNVVRVLRRVTPVFLKQGGGAVVNISSFAADAPEQPMPVSSALRAALSSLTRLYAERYAKDNIRINSVLPGFIDSWPETPEIVARIPVGRFGKTQEIAQTVTFLLSEGAGYITGQNIRVDGGIVRAL, encoded by the coding sequence ATGACTGTAGAGAAAGTGGCTTTGATCAGCGCGGCGGGGAAGGGCATGGGGGCGGCGATCGCGCGCGATCTTGCGCACAACGGCTATCGCGTCGCGCTGATGTCGCCGTCGGGCAGTGCGGTCGAGCTCGCGAAGGAGTTGGGCGGGTTCGGCATCGCGGGGTCCGTCACCGAAGACGCCGACATCGCGCGCTTCGTGGACGAGACGCTCGCGAAGTACGGCCGCATCGATGCTGTCGTCAACAACACCGGGCATCCGCCGAAGGGCGACCTGCTGTCGATCGACGACGACAAATGGCACGAAGGGATCGACCTGATCGTGCTCAACGTCGTGCGTGTGCTGCGCCGCGTGACGCCGGTGTTCCTGAAGCAGGGCGGCGGCGCGGTGGTCAACATTTCGAGCTTCGCGGCCGACGCGCCGGAGCAGCCGATGCCGGTGTCGTCGGCGCTGCGCGCGGCGCTCAGTTCGCTCACGCGCCTGTACGCGGAGCGCTATGCGAAGGACAACATCCGCATCAATTCGGTGCTGCCCGGCTTCATCGACAGCTGGCCGGAGACGCCCGAGATCGTCGCGCGCATTCCGGTCGGACGTTTCGGCAAGACCCAGGAGATCGCGCAAACCGTGACGTTCCTGCTGTCTGAAGGCGCCGGCTACATCACCGGGCAGAACATTCGCGTCGATGGCGGCATCGTGCGCGCGCTGTAA
- a CDS encoding phosphatidylinositol-specific phospholipase C: protein MNRSRHEEPAPLADWMSVLDDARLLHTLTLPGSHDTCAYTVDDPLVRTQHAPLAAQLAHGVRLLDIRCRHRSDTFDIHHGGIALGMTFDDVLADCTRFLDAHPRECIVMSVKYEWPAHACTRSFDATFDAHCARHPRLHWHSGSALPTLGDVRGAVVLLRRFRSSRPFGIDLTAWPDNATFTIDHPDAAFVIQDEYRVPVPGSIHYKWRVIDALLTGMPSPDSGRWAINFCSGTGMGANPSVVAHGDGSVQGIHSRLAQRLREARGPCGAMLLDFCDDDDWALVRALVECNWHVRAAGNTRRPAGC, encoded by the coding sequence ATGAACCGTTCGCGACACGAAGAACCCGCGCCGCTGGCCGACTGGATGTCGGTGCTCGACGACGCGCGACTGCTGCACACGCTGACCTTACCCGGCAGCCATGACACCTGTGCGTATACCGTCGACGATCCGCTCGTGCGCACGCAGCACGCGCCGCTCGCGGCGCAGCTCGCGCACGGCGTGCGGCTGCTCGACATCCGCTGCCGGCACCGGAGCGATACGTTCGACATCCATCACGGCGGGATCGCGCTCGGCATGACGTTCGACGACGTGCTCGCGGACTGCACGCGTTTTCTCGATGCGCATCCGCGCGAATGCATCGTGATGTCGGTGAAGTACGAATGGCCGGCGCACGCATGCACGCGCAGTTTCGACGCGACGTTCGATGCGCATTGCGCGCGGCATCCACGGCTGCACTGGCATTCGGGCAGTGCGTTGCCGACGCTCGGCGACGTACGCGGGGCCGTGGTGCTGTTGCGCCGCTTCCGCAGCAGCCGGCCGTTCGGTATCGACCTGACGGCGTGGCCCGACAACGCGACGTTCACGATCGATCATCCCGATGCGGCTTTCGTGATCCAGGATGAATACCGGGTGCCCGTGCCCGGTTCGATTCACTACAAGTGGCGGGTGATCGACGCGCTGCTCACCGGCATGCCGTCGCCGGACAGCGGCCGCTGGGCGATCAATTTCTGCAGCGGGACAGGGATGGGCGCGAATCCGTCGGTAGTCGCGCACGGCGATGGCAGCGTGCAGGGGATTCACTCGCGGCTCGCGCAGCGATTGCGTGAAGCGCGCGGGCCGTGCGGCGCGATGCTGCTCGATTTCTGCGACGACGACGACTGGGCGCTGGTGCGGGCGCTGGTCGAATGCAACTGGCATGTGCGTGCGGCGGGAAACACGCGCAGGCCGGCCGGGTGTTAG